The Rhodopseudomonas palustris genome window below encodes:
- the infB gene encoding translation initiation factor IF-2 has protein sequence MVDTKTPGDKTLTMPTKTLTLKPRVEQGVVRQSFSHGRSKQVVVEKRGKRRVGGDQPAAAAAPEVAKKPAPAPAAPSRQQSRPAPQQSRSGMVLRTLTEDERTARATALADARVREIEERKQAEIEAQRRAEQEKIEKAEREAAEARRKAEEERHRQEDEAKRKAETEAKKRFGDAEPAKKPAETSTTTTTASAAPARPATTTTRAPTPAGRPPAVAAEAGDDDEAPRMIRRPGGPARPAPAPKQPAAKPGASKQRGRLTVVTALNADDVRERSIASFRRRTQRLKGHASNEPKEKLVREVVIPEVIAIQELANRMSERAVDVIRLLMKQGAMHKITDVIDADTAQLIAEELGHTVKRVAASDVEEGLFDVVDDSTDTEPRSPVVTVMGHVDHGKTSLLDALRHANVVSGEAGGITQHIGAYQVTSPESGKKITFIDTPGHAAFTAMRARGAKVTDIVVLVVAADDGVMPQTIEAINHAKAAGVPIIVAINKIDKPDAKPDRVRTDLLQHNVQVESMGGDVVDVEVSAKNKINLDKLLEMIALQAEILELKTNTQRPAEGTVIEAKLDRGRGPVATVLVQRGTLRVGDIIVAGAEMGRVRALISDQGETVQEAGPSVPVEVLGFNGPPEAGDRLAVVENEARARQITDYRAHQKREKSAASVSGMRGSLEQMMTQLKTSGRKEFPLIVKADVQGSLEAILGSLEKLGTDEVAARILHAGVGGISESDVTLAEGFNAVILGFSVRANKEAAAAAKRNGIEIRYYNIIYDLVDDIKKAMSGLLAPTLRETMLGNAQILEIFNISKVGKVAGCRVTDGTVERGANVRLIRDNVVVHEGKLSTLKRFKDEVKEVVAGQECGMAFENYTDMRAGDIIECYRVETIQRSL, from the coding sequence ATGGTTGATACGAAAACTCCTGGCGACAAGACTCTGACGATGCCGACCAAGACTTTGACGCTGAAGCCGCGCGTCGAGCAGGGCGTCGTGCGCCAGAGCTTCAGCCACGGCCGTAGCAAGCAGGTGGTGGTCGAGAAGCGCGGCAAGCGGCGCGTCGGCGGCGACCAGCCAGCCGCGGCTGCAGCGCCCGAAGTTGCGAAGAAGCCCGCCCCGGCGCCAGCCGCGCCAAGCCGGCAGCAGTCGCGCCCAGCGCCGCAGCAGTCGCGCAGCGGTATGGTGCTGCGGACCCTGACCGAGGACGAGCGCACCGCCCGCGCCACCGCGCTGGCCGACGCCCGCGTGCGCGAGATCGAGGAGCGCAAGCAGGCCGAGATCGAAGCCCAGCGCCGCGCCGAGCAGGAAAAGATCGAGAAGGCCGAGCGCGAAGCCGCCGAGGCGCGCCGCAAGGCCGAGGAAGAGCGTCACCGCCAGGAAGACGAAGCCAAGCGCAAGGCCGAGACCGAGGCCAAGAAGCGCTTCGGCGACGCCGAGCCGGCCAAGAAGCCCGCCGAAACGTCGACGACGACCACCACCGCGAGTGCGGCGCCGGCCCGTCCGGCGACCACGACGACGCGCGCCCCGACTCCGGCCGGCCGTCCGCCGGCCGTTGCGGCCGAAGCTGGCGACGACGATGAAGCGCCGCGGATGATCCGCCGTCCGGGCGGCCCCGCCCGTCCGGCGCCGGCACCGAAGCAGCCGGCCGCCAAGCCGGGCGCCTCGAAGCAGCGCGGCCGTCTCACCGTCGTCACCGCGCTCAATGCCGATGACGTGCGCGAACGTTCGATCGCCTCGTTCCGTCGCCGCACCCAGCGGCTGAAGGGCCACGCCTCGAACGAGCCGAAAGAAAAGTTGGTGCGTGAAGTCGTTATTCCCGAAGTGATCGCCATCCAGGAACTCGCCAACCGCATGTCCGAACGTGCGGTCGACGTGATCCGCCTGCTGATGAAGCAGGGCGCGATGCACAAGATCACCGACGTGATCGACGCCGACACCGCGCAGCTGATCGCCGAAGAACTCGGCCACACCGTCAAGCGCGTCGCCGCGTCGGACGTGGAAGAAGGCCTGTTCGACGTCGTCGACGATTCCACCGATACCGAGCCGCGTTCGCCGGTCGTGACCGTGATGGGCCACGTCGACCACGGCAAGACCTCGCTGCTCGACGCGCTGCGCCACGCCAACGTGGTGTCGGGCGAAGCCGGCGGCATCACCCAGCACATCGGTGCCTATCAGGTGACCTCGCCGGAAAGCGGCAAGAAGATCACCTTCATCGACACCCCCGGCCACGCCGCGTTCACCGCGATGCGTGCCCGCGGCGCCAAGGTCACCGACATCGTGGTTCTGGTGGTCGCCGCCGACGACGGCGTGATGCCGCAGACCATCGAGGCGATCAATCACGCCAAGGCGGCCGGCGTTCCGATCATCGTGGCGATCAACAAGATCGACAAGCCGGACGCCAAGCCGGACCGTGTCCGCACCGACCTGCTGCAGCACAATGTGCAGGTGGAATCGATGGGCGGCGACGTCGTCGACGTCGAGGTGTCGGCCAAGAACAAGATCAATCTCGACAAGCTGCTCGAGATGATCGCGCTGCAGGCCGAAATCCTGGAGCTCAAGACCAACACCCAGCGTCCGGCCGAAGGCACCGTGATCGAAGCCAAGCTCGATCGCGGCCGTGGTCCGGTCGCCACCGTGCTGGTTCAGCGCGGCACCCTGCGGGTCGGCGACATCATCGTGGCCGGCGCCGAGATGGGCCGCGTCCGCGCGCTGATCTCCGACCAGGGCGAGACCGTGCAGGAAGCCGGTCCGTCGGTTCCGGTCGAAGTGCTCGGCTTCAACGGTCCGCCGGAAGCGGGCGACCGCCTCGCGGTGGTCGAGAACGAAGCCCGCGCCCGCCAGATCACCGATTATCGTGCGCACCAGAAGCGCGAGAAGTCCGCAGCCTCCGTTTCCGGCATGCGCGGCTCGCTCGAGCAGATGATGACGCAGCTTAAGACGTCCGGCCGGAAGGAATTCCCGCTGATCGTCAAGGCGGACGTGCAGGGCTCGCTGGAAGCGATCCTCGGCTCGCTGGAGAAGCTCGGCACCGACGAAGTCGCCGCGCGCATCCTGCACGCCGGCGTCGGCGGCATCAGCGAGAGCGACGTCACGCTGGCTGAAGGCTTCAACGCCGTCATCCTCGGCTTCTCGGTCCGCGCCAACAAGGAGGCCGCTGCGGCCGCCAAGCGCAACGGCATCGAGATCCGCTACTACAACATCATCTACGATCTGGTGGATGACATTAAGAAGGCGATGAGCGGCCTGCTCGCGCCGACCCTGCGCGAAACAATGCTGGGCAACGCGCAGATCCTGGAGATCTTCAACATCTCCAAGGTCGGCAAGGTCGCCGGCTGCCGCGTCACCGACGGCACCGTCGAGCGCGGCGCCAATGTTCGCCTGATCCGCGACAACGTCGTGGTGCACGAAGGCAAACTTTCGACCTTGAAGCGCTTCAAGGACGAAGTGAAGGAAGTCGTCGCCGGCCAGGAATGCGGCATGGCGTTCGAGAACTACACCGACATGCGGGCAGGCGACATCATCGAGTGCTACCGCGTCGAGACCATCCAGCGCTCGCTGTAA
- a CDS encoding methyl-accepting chemotaxis protein — MFSFTRSAGHDHAAAMLAALNRSQAVIEFNLDGNVIDANDNFLAALGYSLPEIKGKHHSMFVDPSEHDSPAYREFWTALRAGQYQSGEFHRIGKGGREVWIQASYNPILDKSGKPTGVVKFAADITAAKTHSLEDAGKLAAIGRAQAVIEFAMDGTVLTANDNFLAAMGYSLGEIKGKHHSMFVEPSVRDGSDYREFWSRLNRGEYFPGEFKRIGKGGKEVWILASYNPILDARGKPFKVVKYATDVTAQKLKNADFSGQIEAIRKSQAVIEFGIDGTVLDANDNFLHALGYSLGEIKGRHHSMFVDPAERETAAYRAFWAALGRGDYQAGEYKRIGKGGREVWIQASYNPILDLNGRPFKVVKYATDTTRQVLTRMGNERVRAMMESVAAGAEELNASVREISEAMTKSRQTAMNAVGEVDAADSQANQLNDAAQAMSGIVELINHITGQINLLALNATIESARAGEAGRGFAVVAAEVKNLANQAKQATDKIGAEIGNLTSISGDVVGALGKIKTAIQNVSEYVSSTAAAVEEQSTVTSEMSSSMQRAAAEAAAIAAG; from the coding sequence ATGTTCTCCTTCACCCGCTCGGCCGGTCATGACCACGCGGCAGCAATGCTCGCGGCGCTCAATCGCTCCCAGGCGGTGATCGAGTTCAATCTCGACGGCAACGTCATTGATGCCAACGATAATTTCCTGGCCGCGCTCGGCTACTCGCTGCCCGAGATCAAAGGCAAGCATCACAGCATGTTTGTCGATCCGAGCGAGCACGACAGCCCGGCCTATCGCGAATTCTGGACCGCGCTGCGCGCCGGTCAGTATCAGTCCGGCGAATTCCATCGCATCGGCAAGGGCGGGCGTGAGGTCTGGATTCAGGCGTCCTACAATCCCATCCTCGACAAGAGCGGCAAGCCGACCGGCGTGGTGAAGTTTGCAGCCGACATCACCGCCGCGAAGACCCACTCGCTGGAAGACGCCGGCAAGCTCGCGGCGATCGGTCGCGCCCAGGCGGTGATCGAGTTTGCGATGGACGGCACCGTCCTCACAGCCAACGATAACTTTCTCGCCGCGATGGGGTACTCATTGGGCGAGATCAAGGGCAAGCATCACAGCATGTTCGTCGAGCCATCGGTGCGCGACGGCAGCGACTACCGTGAATTCTGGTCACGGCTCAACCGCGGCGAATACTTCCCTGGCGAGTTCAAGCGGATCGGCAAGGGCGGCAAAGAGGTCTGGATCCTGGCGTCCTACAACCCGATCCTCGATGCGCGCGGCAAGCCGTTCAAGGTGGTGAAATACGCAACCGACGTCACGGCGCAGAAGCTGAAGAACGCCGACTTCTCCGGCCAGATCGAGGCGATCCGCAAGTCGCAGGCGGTGATCGAGTTCGGCATCGACGGCACGGTGCTGGACGCCAACGACAACTTCCTGCACGCGCTCGGCTACTCGCTGGGCGAGATCAAGGGCCGCCACCACAGCATGTTCGTCGATCCCGCCGAGCGTGAGACCGCGGCCTATCGGGCATTTTGGGCAGCGCTCGGACGGGGCGATTACCAAGCCGGGGAATATAAGCGGATCGGCAAGGGTGGCAGGGAAGTCTGGATCCAGGCGTCGTACAACCCGATCCTCGATCTCAATGGACGTCCGTTCAAGGTGGTGAAGTACGCCACCGACACGACGCGGCAGGTGCTGACCCGGATGGGCAATGAACGCGTCCGCGCCATGATGGAGTCGGTTGCGGCCGGGGCGGAAGAACTCAACGCCTCGGTGCGCGAGATTTCCGAAGCAATGACCAAGTCGCGGCAGACGGCGATGAACGCGGTCGGCGAAGTCGATGCCGCCGACTCGCAGGCCAACCAGCTGAACGATGCGGCTCAGGCGATGAGCGGCATCGTCGAACTGATCAATCACATCACCGGGCAGATCAACCTGCTGGCCCTCAATGCAACGATCGAATCGGCGCGCGCCGGCGAAGCAGGCCGAGGCTTCGCCGTGGTGGCGGCGGAGGTGAAGAACCTCGCCAATCAGGCCAAGCAGGCGACCGACAAGATCGGTGCCGAGATCGGCAATCTCACCAGCATTTCCGGCGATGTCGTCGGCGCGCTCGGCAAGATCAAGACGGCGATCCAGAACGTCAGCGAATACGTCAGCTCGACGGCTGCGGCGGTCGAGGAGCAGAGCACGGTGACCAGCGAGATGTCGTCGAGCATGCAGCGCGCCGCCGCCGAAGCCGCCGCGATCGCGGCCGGCTGA
- the rbfA gene encoding 30S ribosome-binding factor RbfA codes for MSRQNQKSSPPGGSTRSLRVGELIRHAVAEILAQGGVHDPVLESHLVTVPEVRMSPDLKLATIYVMPLGGRDEKLVLDALEHHKRFLRGEIAHRVNLKFAPELRFRIDERFAEAERIDKLLRSPAVQKDLEPNSDQD; via the coding sequence ATGTCTCGCCAAAACCAGAAGAGCTCCCCGCCCGGCGGCTCGACCCGCTCGCTGCGCGTCGGCGAGCTGATCCGCCACGCCGTGGCCGAGATCCTCGCCCAGGGCGGCGTGCACGACCCGGTGCTCGAAAGCCACCTCGTCACCGTGCCCGAGGTGCGGATGTCGCCCGACCTCAAGCTCGCGACCATCTACGTGATGCCGCTCGGCGGCCGCGACGAGAAGCTCGTGCTCGACGCGCTCGAGCATCACAAGCGCTTCCTGCGCGGGGAGATCGCCCACCGCGTCAATTTGAAGTTCGCCCCCGAACTCCGCTTCCGCATCGACGAACGTTTCGCCGAGGCCGAGCGGATCGACAAACTGCTGCGCTCGCCGGCAGTCCAGAAAGACCTCGAACCGAATTCGGACCAGGATTAA
- the nusA gene encoding transcription termination factor NusA — translation MAVSANRLELLQIADAVAREKTIDRGIVIAAMEDAIAKAARARYGSETDVHAEIDPKKGELRLSRHMLVVEQVENPANQISLKDAQRANPGAQIGDTIADTLPPLEYGRIAAQSAKQVIVQKVREAERDRQYMEFKDRIGDIVNGVVKRVEYGSVIVDLGRGEAIIRRDEMLPRESFRNGDRVRAYVFDVRRETRGPQIFLSRTHPQFMAKLFAQEVPEIYDGIVEIKAVARDPGSRAKIGVVSRDSSVDPVGACVGMRGSRVQAVVNELQGEKIDIIPWSPDIATFVVNALAPAEVSKVVIDEDRERIEVVVPDTNNQLSLAIGRRGQNVRLASQLTGWDIDILTESEESERRQADFEKTTRAFMDALNVDEVVGQLLASEGFTSVEELALVDPRELASIEGFDEETAAELQMRAREYLDRIESELEARRVELGVEDALKDVPGVTSKMLVKFGENDVKTVEDLAGCATDDLVGWTERKDGAEPVKYPGILDGLEMSREDAEHLIMQARVKAGWIDESELASEEEPADEASDESAD, via the coding sequence ATGGCCGTCAGCGCCAATAGGCTGGAACTGCTGCAGATCGCCGATGCGGTGGCTCGCGAAAAAACCATCGACCGCGGCATCGTGATCGCCGCGATGGAAGACGCGATCGCCAAGGCGGCGCGTGCCCGCTACGGCTCGGAGACTGACGTCCACGCCGAAATCGACCCGAAGAAGGGCGAGCTGCGGCTGTCGCGCCACATGCTGGTGGTCGAGCAGGTCGAAAATCCCGCCAACCAGATTTCGCTGAAGGATGCGCAGCGCGCCAATCCGGGCGCGCAGATCGGCGACACCATCGCCGACACGCTGCCGCCGCTGGAATACGGCCGTATCGCCGCGCAGTCGGCCAAGCAGGTGATCGTGCAAAAGGTCCGCGAGGCCGAGCGCGACCGCCAGTACATGGAATTCAAGGACCGCATCGGCGACATCGTCAACGGCGTCGTCAAGCGCGTCGAATATGGCAGCGTGATCGTCGACCTCGGCCGCGGCGAAGCGATCATCCGCCGCGACGAAATGCTGCCGCGTGAGTCGTTCCGCAACGGCGACCGCGTCCGCGCCTATGTGTTCGACGTCCGCCGCGAAACCCGCGGCCCGCAGATCTTCCTGTCGCGCACCCATCCGCAATTCATGGCCAAGCTGTTCGCGCAGGAAGTGCCGGAAATCTACGACGGCATCGTCGAGATCAAGGCGGTGGCCCGCGATCCGGGCTCGCGCGCCAAGATCGGCGTCGTGTCGCGCGACTCCTCGGTCGACCCGGTCGGCGCCTGCGTCGGTATGCGCGGCTCGCGCGTCCAGGCCGTAGTGAACGAGCTGCAGGGCGAGAAGATCGATATCATTCCGTGGTCGCCGGACATCGCCACCTTCGTGGTCAATGCGCTGGCGCCGGCCGAAGTCTCGAAGGTCGTGATCGACGAAGATCGCGAACGCATCGAGGTTGTGGTTCCGGATACCAATAACCAACTATCCCTGGCGATTGGTCGCCGCGGTCAGAACGTGCGGCTCGCTTCGCAGCTCACCGGCTGGGATATCGACATCCTGACCGAGAGCGAAGAATCCGAGCGCCGCCAGGCCGACTTCGAGAAGACCACCCGGGCCTTCATGGACGCGCTGAACGTCGACGAGGTCGTCGGCCAGCTGCTCGCCTCCGAAGGCTTCACCTCGGTCGAAGAACTCGCTCTGGTCGACCCGCGTGAACTCGCCTCGATCGAAGGTTTCGACGAGGAAACCGCCGCCGAACTGCAGATGCGCGCCCGCGAATATCTCGACCGGATCGAATCCGAACTCGAGGCGCGCCGCGTGGAACTCGGCGTCGAGGACGCCCTGAAGGACGTCCCCGGCGTCACCTCGAAGATGCTGGTGAAGTTCGGCGAGAACGACGTGAAGACCGTCGAGGATCTTGCCGGCTGCGCCACCGACGATCTGGTCGGTTGGACCGAGCGCAAGGACGGCGCCGAGCCGGTGAAGTATCCTGGCATTCTCGACGGCCTGGAGATGTCGCGCGAGGACGCCGAGCACCTGATCATGCAGGCCCGCGTCAAGGCCGGCTGGATCGACGAGTCGGAGCTCGCCTCCGAAGAAGAACCCGCGGACGAAGCGTCCGACGAGTCGGCGGACTGA
- the truB gene encoding tRNA pseudouridine(55) synthase TruB: protein MTVTTPDALLAPHDVQHAGADESAAQIRKPRDNNDPRNANRGGGNGKPRRDKRDVHGWVVLDKPIGMTSTQAVAVLKRLFSAKRAGHAGTLDPLASGGLPIAMGEATKTVPFVMDGRKRYRFTVAWGEERDTDDTEGRAVATSPERPTAEAIMALLPRFTGVIEQVPPQYSAVKIQGERAYDLARDGEVVPLVPRPVEIHELTLVEHGDDGRSVFEAECGKGTYVRALARDMGRLLGCYGHICALRRTVVGPFDESDMIPLEELQALCDRAASGEGSLADALLPVETALDDIPALAVTRADAARLHRGQAVLLRGRDAPHCSGTVYVTVAGRLLALAEVGNGELIPKRVFNLTGLTASSAVRKESI from the coding sequence ATGACCGTGACCACCCCCGACGCCCTGCTCGCCCCGCACGACGTGCAGCACGCCGGCGCCGACGAATCCGCCGCGCAGATCCGTAAGCCGCGCGACAACAACGACCCGCGCAACGCCAATCGCGGCGGCGGCAATGGCAAGCCGCGCCGCGACAAGCGCGACGTCCATGGCTGGGTGGTGCTGGACAAGCCGATCGGCATGACCTCGACCCAGGCGGTCGCGGTGCTGAAGCGGCTGTTCTCGGCCAAGCGCGCCGGCCATGCCGGCACCCTCGACCCGCTCGCCTCCGGCGGCCTGCCGATCGCGATGGGCGAAGCCACCAAGACGGTGCCGTTCGTGATGGACGGCCGCAAGCGCTACCGGTTCACTGTGGCGTGGGGCGAGGAGCGGGATACCGACGACACCGAGGGCCGCGCGGTTGCCACCAGCCCGGAGCGGCCGACCGCCGAGGCGATCATGGCGCTGCTCCCGCGGTTTACCGGCGTGATCGAGCAGGTTCCGCCGCAATATTCGGCCGTGAAGATCCAGGGCGAGCGCGCCTATGATCTGGCGCGCGATGGCGAGGTCGTGCCGCTGGTCCCGCGTCCGGTCGAGATCCACGAATTAACCCTTGTGGAACATGGAGATGACGGCCGCTCGGTGTTCGAAGCCGAGTGCGGCAAGGGCACCTATGTGCGGGCGCTCGCCCGCGACATGGGCCGGCTGCTCGGCTGCTACGGCCATATCTGCGCGCTGCGCCGCACAGTGGTCGGGCCGTTCGACGAGTCGGACATGATTCCGCTGGAAGAACTACAGGCTTTGTGCGATAGAGCGGCGTCCGGCGAGGGTAGCCTCGCCGACGCGCTACTGCCCGTTGAGACCGCGCTGGACGACATCCCGGCGCTGGCCGTCACTCGGGCTGATGCGGCAAGGCTCCATCGGGGCCAGGCCGTTTTGTTGCGCGGACGGGATGCGCCTCATTGTAGCGGCACAGTCTATGTCACGGTGGCAGGCCGGCTTCTGGCCCTCGCCGAAGTCGGCAATGGCGAGCTCATCCCCAAGCGCGTTTTCAACCTCACCGGGCTGACTGCCAGCTCGGCCGTTCGCAAGGAAAGTATCTGA
- the pnp gene encoding polyribonucleotide nucleotidyltransferase: protein MFNIHSVEIDWGGRPLKLETGKVARQADGAVVATYGETVVLATVVAAKAPREGVDFLPLTVDYQEKAYAAGRIPGGYFKREGRPTEKETLVSRLIDRPIRPLFADGWRNETQVIVTVLSHDMENDPDVLAMVAASAALTLSGVPFKGPIGAARVGFINDEYVLNPVLDEMAETQLELVVAGTADAVLMVESEAKELSEEIMLGAVMFGHRHFQPVIDAIIDLAEKAAKEPRELTVVDDSEIEKEMLGLVEQELRAAYAIPVKQDRYAAVGKVKEKAIAHFFPEGQEPKYDKLRIAGVFKELEAKIVRWNILDTGKRIDGRDSKTVRNILAQVGVLPRTHGSALFTRGETQAMVVTTLGTGEDEQYVDSLSGTYKETFLLHYNFPPYSVGETGRLGGTKRREIGHGKLAWRAIHPVLPPHHEFPYTIRVVSEITESNGSSSMASVCGASLALMDAGVPLKRPTAGIAMGLILEGERFAVLSDILGDEDHLGDMDFKVAGTEAGITSLQMDIKIAGITEEIMKVALGQAKDGRIHILGEMSKALDRARAELGEHAPRIETFKIPTDKIREVIGTGGKVIREIVEKTGAKVNIEDDGTVKVASSDGESIKAAIKWIKSIASDPEVGEIYEGTVVKVMEFGAFVNFFGAKDGLVHISQLAAGRVQKTSDVVKEGDKVKVKLLGFDDRGKTRLSMKVVDQTTGEDLEAKQKAEAKAEGEAPAQAAGE from the coding sequence ATGTTCAATATCCATTCCGTGGAAATCGATTGGGGTGGCCGTCCCCTCAAGCTTGAAACCGGCAAGGTCGCCCGCCAGGCCGACGGCGCCGTCGTCGCGACCTATGGCGAGACCGTCGTGCTCGCCACCGTGGTGGCCGCCAAGGCGCCGCGTGAAGGCGTCGACTTCCTCCCCCTCACCGTCGACTACCAAGAGAAGGCCTACGCGGCTGGCCGCATTCCCGGCGGCTACTTCAAGCGTGAAGGCCGTCCGACCGAGAAGGAGACGCTGGTCTCCCGTCTGATCGACCGCCCGATCCGTCCGCTGTTCGCCGACGGCTGGCGCAACGAGACCCAGGTCATCGTGACCGTGCTGTCGCACGACATGGAGAATGATCCGGACGTGCTGGCGATGGTCGCCGCCTCCGCGGCGCTGACGCTGTCCGGCGTGCCGTTCAAGGGCCCGATCGGCGCCGCCCGCGTCGGCTTCATCAACGACGAATACGTGCTCAACCCGGTGCTCGACGAGATGGCTGAAACCCAGCTCGAGCTGGTGGTGGCCGGTACCGCCGACGCGGTGCTGATGGTCGAATCCGAGGCCAAGGAGCTGTCGGAAGAGATCATGCTCGGCGCCGTGATGTTCGGTCACCGCCACTTCCAGCCGGTGATCGACGCGATCATCGACCTCGCCGAGAAGGCCGCCAAGGAGCCGCGCGAACTCACCGTCGTCGACGACAGCGAGATCGAAAAGGAAATGCTCGGCCTGGTCGAGCAGGAGCTTCGTGCCGCCTACGCCATCCCGGTCAAGCAGGATCGCTACGCCGCGGTCGGCAAGGTCAAGGAGAAGGCGATTGCGCACTTCTTCCCGGAAGGCCAGGAGCCGAAATACGACAAGCTGCGCATCGCCGGCGTGTTCAAGGAGCTCGAGGCCAAGATCGTTCGCTGGAACATCCTCGACACCGGCAAGCGCATCGACGGCCGTGACAGCAAGACCGTCCGCAACATCCTGGCCCAGGTCGGCGTGCTGCCGCGGACCCACGGTTCGGCGCTGTTCACCCGCGGTGAAACCCAGGCGATGGTTGTGACCACGCTCGGCACCGGCGAAGACGAGCAGTACGTCGACTCGCTGTCCGGAACGTACAAAGAGACGTTCCTGCTGCACTACAACTTCCCGCCCTACTCGGTCGGCGAGACCGGCCGCCTCGGCGGCACCAAGCGCCGCGAGATCGGCCACGGCAAGCTGGCGTGGCGCGCGATCCATCCGGTGCTGCCGCCGCATCACGAGTTCCCCTACACCATCCGCGTCGTCTCGGAGATCACCGAGTCGAACGGTTCGTCCTCGATGGCGTCGGTGTGCGGTGCCTCGCTGGCGCTGATGGACGCGGGCGTGCCGTTGAAGCGGCCGACCGCGGGTATCGCGATGGGCCTGATCCTGGAAGGCGAACGCTTCGCGGTGCTGTCCGACATCCTCGGCGACGAGGACCACCTCGGCGACATGGACTTCAAGGTGGCGGGCACCGAGGCGGGCATCACCTCGCTGCAGATGGACATCAAGATCGCCGGCATCACCGAAGAGATTATGAAGGTGGCGCTCGGTCAGGCCAAGGACGGTCGCATCCACATCCTGGGTGAGATGTCCAAGGCACTCGACCGCGCCCGCGCCGAGCTCGGCGAACACGCGCCGCGGATCGAGACCTTCAAGATCCCGACCGACAAGATCCGCGAAGTGATCGGCACCGGCGGCAAGGTGATCCGCGAGATCGTCGAAAAGACCGGCGCCAAGGTCAACATCGAAGACGACGGCACCGTGAAGGTGGCCTCATCCGACGGCGAGTCGATCAAGGCCGCGATCAAGTGGATCAAGTCGATCGCTTCCGATCCGGAAGTCGGCGAGATCTACGAAGGCACCGTCGTCAAGGTAATGGAGTTCGGTGCCTTCGTGAACTTCTTCGGCGCCAAGGACGGTCTGGTACACATCAGCCAGCTCGCCGCCGGCCGCGTGCAGAAGACCTCCGACGTCGTCAAGGAAGGCGACAAGGTCAAGGTCAAGCTGCTCGGCTTCGACGACCGCGGCAAGACCCGGCTGTCGATGAAGGTGGTCGATCAGACCACCGGCGAAGACCTCGAAGCCAAGCAGAAGGCGGAAGCCAAGGCCGAAGGCGAAGCCCCCGCGCAGGCTGCCGGCGAGTAA
- the rpsO gene encoding 30S ribosomal protein S15, with amino-acid sequence MSITAERKAEVIKTSATKAGDTGSPEVQVAILSERINNLTTHFKTHTKDNHSRRGLLKLVSTRRSLLDYIKKKDEARYKALLEKHNIRR; translated from the coding sequence ATGTCGATTACCGCAGAACGCAAAGCGGAAGTCATCAAGACCAGCGCCACCAAGGCCGGTGATACCGGCTCGCCCGAGGTTCAGGTCGCGATCCTGTCGGAACGCATCAACAACCTGACCACGCACTTCAAGACCCACACCAAGGACAATCACTCCCGCCGTGGGCTGTTGAAGCTGGTGTCGACGCGCCGTTCGCTTCTCGACTACATCAAGAAGAAGGACGAAGCGCGCTACAAGGCGCTGCTCGAAAAGCACAACATCCGTCGCTGA
- a CDS encoding RNA-binding protein, translating to MLAAEPGADLDDGPRAKTPATERMCAVTRQVRPTGELIRFVVGPTGEVVADLKRKLPGRGLWVTASREMVTQAVRRRVFAKGFKRDVKAPADLADAIERLLVRSAQDALAIAAKAGQVVSGFGKVETALKNREAVAVIHATDGAADGIRKLDGLCRQIDGDATAGRNFPRLAALSSAELDLALGRSNVIHAALLAGPAGQTFLSRCQILVRYRLAGDGDADAATAETPIDTPKDAADQDAADEVRANAHNVERLGLLNG from the coding sequence ATGCTCGCTGCCGAACCCGGCGCAGATCTCGACGACGGACCGCGGGCCAAAACGCCCGCGACCGAGCGGATGTGCGCGGTCACGCGGCAGGTGCGGCCGACCGGAGAACTGATCCGGTTCGTGGTCGGCCCCACCGGCGAAGTGGTGGCCGATCTCAAGCGCAAGCTGCCGGGCCGCGGCCTTTGGGTCACGGCGTCTCGGGAGATGGTGACGCAGGCGGTTCGCCGCCGCGTCTTCGCCAAAGGTTTCAAGCGCGACGTCAAGGCGCCGGCGGATCTCGCCGACGCGATCGAACGCCTGTTGGTGCGGTCGGCCCAGGATGCGCTGGCGATCGCCGCCAAGGCCGGCCAGGTGGTCAGCGGTTTCGGCAAGGTCGAAACCGCGCTGAAGAACCGCGAAGCCGTCGCGGTGATCCATGCCACCGACGGCGCGGCCGATGGAATCCGCAAGCTGGACGGGCTTTGTCGGCAAATCGACGGAGATGCGACCGCGGGCCGCAATTTTCCTCGCTTGGCCGCACTCAGCTCTGCAGAATTGGATTTGGCATTAGGGCGGTCAAATGTGATACATGCTGCCCTGCTTGCGGGCCCGGCCGGACAAACATTCCTGTCGCGCTGCCAGATCCTGGTCCGATACCGGCTGGCGGGCGATGGCGATGCCGATGCGGCCACGGCGGAAACGCCGATCGACACGCCGAAAGACGCTGCTGACCAAGACGCCGCTGACGAAGTCCGTGCGAACGCGCACAACGTTGAGAGATTGGGACTACTGAATGGTTGA